DNA sequence from the Pirellulales bacterium genome:
CAGAATGTTTTGCACATGCTCCTTGACTGTTTCCACGCTAATGCCTAACGAACGGCCGATTTCCTTGTTGCTTAGCCCGAGTGCAATATGCCGTAGCACTTGCAGTTCGCGCTGAGTTAAAGGAATATCCTCGTCGTTGCTGCTTTCGCGTGTTGCCATGGTGGCTTGCACACGGCGCAATTCACCGGTTCGCGTGGCTGGCTGGCCAGCGGCCGCCGAATTGATGGCGGAAACCAATTCGCTTTTGCTGGAACCTTTTAAAACGTAATCGCTGGCGCCCTGGGCCACGGCCCGAGCCACGTACGTGGGGTTGTCGTAAGTCGAAAGCATGACAACCCGTTGTTCCGGACGGTCACGCCGAATGCGCTCCAGCGCTTCCAATCCGTCAGAATCGGGCATGCGAATGTCCAACAAAACCACATCGGGCTTGTGCTTTTTGGTAAGCTTGACCGCCTCATCGCCGCTTTTGGCTTCGGCAACAATTTTAATATCGGTCCCGCTCAACAAACTGGCCAAACCGCGACGCACAACTTCGTGATCGTCTGCCACCAACACTTTGACACTCATGAAATCCTCCCGTGTGAATTCACCGTCAAACGCAACTCGCCACGAAATTGCATTTGGCTGAAAAAATTCAGGCATTCCACGCCCTTTACGCGGGCTGTCACACAATCCTTAGGAATGCCTTGCGCCCCTGAAGACTCTCTCATCACCTGTCCTGAACTTTGAGCGAGGGTTGGGAACGCTTTCCCGACCCCCTCTTTCTCCATCATAAGCAGGTAAAACCCAATTGAACAGCCTCCCCCATCGGCTTGCAATCCGCCTGTGGAAAATCGACGTTGAAAATTCTAAGCTTGGGGCTGCGACATGCTTCGCCAAGTTTTTTGTTTGACAAAAGGAGCGAATCGCCAGAATCGGGGCGAATTTAGAATTGCCGCAAAAAGCGCACGTCATTGCGATAAAATTCGCGAATATCGGCCACACCGTGCCGCCGTGCGCAGACACGTTCTACGCCCAGGCCGAAAGCAAACCCCGTGACTTCTTCTGGATCGTAACCTACTGCTTTCAGCACGTGCGGATCGACCATGCCGGCCCCGCCCATTTCCACATAACGTGTTTTGCCGCCAACGGTTTCCCAAGCCATGTCGACTTCCACGCTCGGCTCGGTGAACGGGAAGAACGAAGGCCGGAAGCGAATGTGCACGTCGTGTCCTAGAAAACTGGCCGCGAATAGACGTAACACGCTTTTCAAATCCGCCATCGTGGCGTGGCGGTCGATCAACAACCCTTCGATTTGATGAAACATCGGATAATGCGTCGCGTCGGCATCGTCGGGCCGATACACGCGCCCCAGCGAAATAATTCGCACCGGCGGCGGCTGCTTTTCCATGATGCGAATTTGCACCGTGCTGGTTTGGCTGCGGAGGAGCATCGGCCCGGTACTACCCACGTTGGCTGTGGCCAAATAAAAATTCTCCAACGGGTCGCGCGCCGGATGAGAGACAGGGATGTTCAGCGCCTCGAAATTGTGCCATTCGTCTTCAATTTCCGGTCCCTCGGCGACGGTGAACCCGAGCCGGCCCATAATGTCTTTTAGTTCCTCGATAGTTTGGGTTATCGGATGCAGATGTCCCACGACCAGCGGGTGGCGACCTTTCTCGAATTCTCGTCCGCCGGGCAGGGTGGGGTCGAACAGCTCGCCACCTTGTGCCGCTGCGGCAGTGCCTGAGGCAAGCCGTTCCTGGGCCGCCGCTAGCGCCGCTTCCAATTGCAATTTCACTTCATTGAAGCGTTTTCCGGCCGCCGGTTTGTCTGGACCGGCCACGCTGCCCAAGCCTTTTTGCACCGCTTTCAGCTGGCCGCTTTTGGCGCCCAAAAACTCCACTCGTGCCGCTTCCACAGCTGCCGCATCGACCGCTTGTGCAAACGCCGCCGTACCGTTTGCGCCAAGTTGATCTAATTCTGCGAGAAATTCTGGAAGCGGCATTTTGGTCCCTTGGAGTTAGAGTGCGTCAAAGTACCACATCCCGTGGATTTTCCGCCAGAGGTCCGATACCAACCCAGCCTCAGCTCAACCGCGGTGAGCTGGCCAGCGGAATCCTTGGCGGCAACTTGGTCAGCCAATCACGAACGCGGCCGGTGATATCTTCCTGGGGCGGCACTTGGCCGACAACGCGAAATCGATGGGTCGAAAGACTCAGCTCCAACTTAAGCAATCGATCATGCGCAGCGGCAAGAAATTGCGCCGTTTCTGCTTCGTTTAGTTCGTGGCGCAACAGTTCGACGGTTTCCGGCGTGCGGTGGCGAGTTAATTGGACCAGCCTGCCGCATTCGGCTTTGTATAACTGGCCATCGAGAAAGCCGCGGCGCAGCTCGGCCGCGGCGTTGAATTGATAGACGGTTTGCTGACCGAAGAAAAAACTAGCGGCCCCGTCGCGACGAAAGCCGGCCACGATGGGTTCGTCGAAACCTTCTGCAGCCAGTTCAACTCGGACGACCAATGCGGTGGCTTCACGCAGTAAATCTTCGCGACTTTCCTCTTCGCGGGCCATGAATTGAATCCTGCAAATGCGGCAATACTGCCTTTACAGCAGCATTATCACATACATGCCAGCCGGCGCAAAGCAAGAACTACGTCATCAAGGCCAGCTCGGACACTGGCGCCGTTTTCGATTCGCTGTGTTCAATTCGCCGGATTTTATCGCGTACGGCGAAGAAGGCTTCGATCACTTCCGGGTCCCACTGCGTGCCGGCGCCTTCGCGCAAAATGGCATCCAGCTTTTCGTCCGGCATGCCTTTGCGATACGGTCGATCGCTCGACATGGCATCGAACGCATCGGCTACCGCCACGATCCGGGCAAACAGTGGAATTTCTTCCTGGGCAAGCCCCATGGGATAGCCACTGCCATCCCACGACTCATGATGGTGCCGTACCACGGGCAGCACTAGATCGAGCTGCTTAAGGTCTTTGAGAATTCGATAACCGATTTCTGCGTGCAGCTTAATGTGTTCGTATTCACCCTGAGTCAACTTGCCAGGTTTGCGCAGCACTTGGTCGTCAATGCCAATTTTACCGATGTCGTGCAATAATCCACTGAGATACAGCGTTTCCAATTCCCTGTGGCCGCAGCCTATTTCGTTTGCCAATTCCATGGCAATGCGCGCTACCCGATCGCTGTGGCCGCATGTGTAAGGATCTTTAGCATCAATTGCGGAAGTTAGCGCCCGCACTACGCCAGCCAAAAACTCCGCTTGCTGCCGATACAGCTCCAAGTTGCCGGCGTGAATGCCTAAGATGGCTGCGACCGAGGACAGCAAACTAGCCTCGGACGTGCCAAATTCGCTATGCTCCTCGCGATTGAAAGCCGCTAACCAACCAAACAAATTTTCGCCTTCTGTCAGCGGAACGATCACCGCTTGCTGAACGTGTGGCAAGGGCCAATTGTGGCCCCGGGAATGGGCGTTGATCACCAGCAGGCTTTTCTGTTCGTTCAATCCCAGATGTTCCACAAGGCGCGAAAACTGAAATCGATCGATCGCGCAGTGGCCGAACTGCAAAAACGCTGACTGGCGCTGACTGGGGCCCGTCATTTCCCCTTCGGATTCTGAAACCGGCAGCAATTGCAAAACAAATCCTTCCGCCGAAATAGCCTCTGCCAGCCATTCCAATGCCTTCTGTCCCAAATCTTCGATCGATGCGGAAATCTTTAACTTTTGCGTTAGGCCATACAACAGGCTGAGTTCCTCATATGCCGACGCCAAATGCGAGGAAATTTCATAAATTTCGCGCTGCATTTGCCCAGCACGAAATTCAGCTGCGCAGTGAGAAGATGCTAGTTCCGCCAAGTTGAGCAAACACCCGGCATCCCAAATGTGTTGTCGGACTGCCCATAATTTTGATTCATTTGCATCCCCGCCCAGCGTGGTTACCGCATGAACGATCGTCGGCTCCGCGGCCCGGTGAACAAGAAATGGGGCCAACGCCACATAGCGCGTCGGTTCGTCTTCCAGCAAAGGTATCGCCAGCACGACGACGGGTTCTTCCTCAGCGATGAACTCCGCCTTGCCGCGATGCGCCAGGGCGCGACACAGTTCAAGCTGGGTCTGAAGTTGGCCGGCGAGGAACATATTGCCTCGGACCTGACAATCGCCGGTGATAACGTCGACCAGTGTGAATTTGGCGCCAAAGCATTTTTCCAACGATTGGCAAAGGGCGGGCAATGATCGTTGCCGATCACCAGTTTTCGGAGCGGATTCGCCGCCAGTTTCCTGACCAGGACTAACCATTGCGGCCACGTTGCCATCGTGCGAGAGTTTCTTTTTCGTCATCTTTGCATCCGCTTGTCTATCCGATCGCGCCCAAATCCGCCGAAGAGTATTCAGGGCTTCATGAAGGAGGTGCGGGAACAATCCTGAAAGACTCTAGGTTAAAGGGAGAAAGCGGGCAAAAATTGGCCGTCTTTTGTGGCATATGCCTGCAACGACCCGTGAAAATCAGAGAATTTTGGCCCGCGGCAATCTCGCTCGAAATCGCCATAAGCGCATGGCGGTAAGCGTAAGAAGGGCTAAAGCAATCATTCCGAATGTAACAATTGTGCGGAACGTGAAATCGGCGTAAAAAGCAAGAAGCTTCGACGCGCTTGCCGTCTCAGCTGAATGGACTAGGATTGCAGTCGATTTCGATAGCGCGCGCTGACCCGCTGCAAAAGCGAGCGATCTTCCGGCGACAGGCCATCCACGCCCAATTCCTTCACGCGCACAAGAACGTCATCAACCCGGCGTTCCTCATCGGCCTCAATTTCGCGCATCCGGCGTTCTTTCATTTCCTGGCGTTGTTGCAACCAACGGCGCATAGGTCCTGGACCCTGCTGGCGACGTCGCGGGCCAGTTGGTTGCTCCAAGCTTGTGAACCCTTGGGAGAAATCGTAACCAAAAAGGTCATCTTCCGGGTCTTCATCTCCGACTTGTTGCACTTCCTGTTGCGAACTGAAGTATAGATAAAGCGCCATCAGCACCAACGGAAACCATATAGGAATTAAGGGATAGTTATTTTGCGGATCGTGTAATACCAAAGCCAGCAGGCAAAACATGAGAGCAGTTAGCATCCCACTGCGGCTCACCGTCCGAATTGCTCCTCGGTAGCCCATCACCGGCCACAACACGCTGCGCAACGCTCTGCCGCCATCGAGTGCGGGCGCCGGTATCAAATTCACTAGTAACAGCAGCCAGTTCAACCAAAACGCCATTTTCGCGGCCACGATTCCCAGCGAGCCATTCAACATGTTCTCCGGATAAAACGGGTGCGGCAGAATTTCACCCAAATTCACTTCCTGCAACATCAACACCGGGCCCAATGCCAGCAGAACGAGAAAATGAACCAGTGGGCCGGCCAAGGCCACAGCAACTTCACGATGTGGTTCACGCGGCATGTTGGGCAGGTTCATTCCACCCAATGGTCCCAGAACCACCAAATCTACATTGCCGCCTAATTGCCAGGCCGCCAGCGCGTGGGCTATCTCGTGCAGAACCAATGAAAGCAAAAGCACGGCCGCGGCCACGAGTCCGTAAATGGACCCATCGTCCAGAGTATGAGAATGAACGATGTGCGTTATCTGCGTTGCAAAATACTGCGTCGCAAAATACATCATTCCCACGATGATGACCAGGAGCGAGGCATGGACGTACACTCGCACGCCTCCCCACAGGCCACAGTTCAAGCTCCAGTGCGAATTGTCGCGCATCGTAGCAGTTCCGGCCGCAACCCTTGGTGCACAACCGCCCGAACCGTTATCTTAACATCCGACTTGGCCACTGGCAATAATTCCGAACATGCTAGCGGATTCCGTGCGCCAGGCATCGGACGATTGAAAGGGTCAAACTTGAAGGAACCACAAGAATTGCTGTTACGAGCCCGGCGGTTTAGTGTCGTGCGGATCGCTCACCGTGTGCCCGATGGTTCGCTGCATCAATACGAGGTTGTGCAACATCCCGGCGCAGTTGTAATTCTTCCACTTGTGACACCAGATCGCGTTTGCTTGATTCGCAATTATCGTGTTGCTGTGGGTGAAACGTTGTGGGAATTGCCCGCTGGAACACTGGAACCGGGCGAAGAACCAGCCGTAACGGCGCCGCGGGAACTCTTGGAAGAAACCGGCTATCGCGCCGGCCGGATAGAAAAACTCACGGAATTTTTCATGTCGCCGGGCATTTTACACGAGCGGATGCACCTGTTTCTCGCTACCGAATTGTATGAAGGTCAGGCCAGGCCGGAATCGGGTGAGGAAATTGAAACCCACGTAATGAGTTTGGACGAAGCCCTGGCGATGTGCGATCGTGGTCAGGTGCAGGATGCAAAAACACTTGTCGGCCTGCTGTGGTACGACCGCCTGTGGCAGAGAAAGAACCAATGACCAAATCCCGATGACCAAACACCGCCCGCCTTGGGTCATTGGTGCTAGGTCATTCGTTAGACATTTGTCATTCGTCATTCATCATTTCCGAATTATCCCCGCCTCATTGCCCGTTGAATATCCCGCTGGGCCGATTTGTTCTTGAGCACCTCGCGCTTGTCATGCAGCTTGCGGCCCTTGCAAAGGCCCAGCAACACTTTTGCCCGACCCTCGGTGAAGTACATTTTCAGCGGAATGAGCGTGAGTCCTTTTTCCGTGGCTTGGGCGGCGAATTTTTTGATTTCTCGCCGATGCAGCAGCAGTTTGCGTGGTCGCTTTGGAACGTGATTTTGCCGATTGGCCTGCACGTACTCAGGAATATCGCAACCCAACAGCCACAGCTCGTTGCCTTTCAACCGAGCATAGGCTTCTTCCAGCGACATTCGGCCCGCGCGCAGGCTTTTCACCTCGCTGCCCACCAGCATAATGCCGCACTCCAGCGTCTCCAGCACTTCGTATTCGTGCCGCGCCTTGCGATTTTGTGCGATGAGCCGTTCGTTGTCGTGCTCACGATCTGCAGTGGCTTTTTTGCCGCCTTTTTTTCCAGCAGTTTTTTTGGCCGTGGCGAAATTCCTCCTGAAGCATTGTCAACTCTTAGCCCAAGCGGCTACCATGCCGCCGATCAAGCGATGCGAAAGACGTCTGCTTGGGCACACAAATCGTACGATCGATTCTTTCTCCGCTTTTCTTGGGACGAGTCCCACGCTACAGTTAACTATTCTCACCGATTGTTACCATGCAACTCGTTACGCTCAATCCCTCCGGCAATATCGTCTCTCCAGCGACCGGCCCGCGCCTACCGCCGTGGCTAAAAAAGAATCTGCCCCTGGGGGGCGGTTTACAATTTACTTCCCGGCTAATTGACGATTTGCACCTGGAAACGGTCTGCGAAAGCGCCAAATGC
Encoded proteins:
- a CDS encoding response regulator transcription factor, whose translation is MSVKVLVADDHEVVRRGLASLLSGTDIKIVAEAKSGDEAVKLTKKHKPDVVLLDIRMPDSDGLEALERIRRDRPEQRVVMLSTYDNPTYVARAVAQGASDYVLKGSSKSELVSAINSAAAGQPATRTGELRRVQATMATRESSNDEDIPLTQRELQVLRHIALGLSNKEIGRSLGISVETVKEHVQNILRKIAVTDRTQAAVWAVRKSLV
- a CDS encoding site-2 protease family protein, with translation MRDNSHWSLNCGLWGGVRVYVHASLLVIIVGMMYFATQYFATQITHIVHSHTLDDGSIYGLVAAAVLLLSLVLHEIAHALAAWQLGGNVDLVVLGPLGGMNLPNMPREPHREVAVALAGPLVHFLVLLALGPVLMLQEVNLGEILPHPFYPENMLNGSLGIVAAKMAFWLNWLLLLVNLIPAPALDGGRALRSVLWPVMGYRGAIRTVSRSGMLTALMFCLLALVLHDPQNNYPLIPIWFPLVLMALYLYFSSQQEVQQVGDEDPEDDLFGYDFSQGFTSLEQPTGPRRRQQGPGPMRRWLQQRQEMKERRMREIEADEERRVDDVLVRVKELGVDGLSPEDRSLLQRVSARYRNRLQS
- the pheS gene encoding phenylalanine--tRNA ligase subunit alpha is translated as MPLPEFLAELDQLGANGTAAFAQAVDAAAVEAARVEFLGAKSGQLKAVQKGLGSVAGPDKPAAGKRFNEVKLQLEAALAAAQERLASGTAAAAQGGELFDPTLPGGREFEKGRHPLVVGHLHPITQTIEELKDIMGRLGFTVAEGPEIEDEWHNFEALNIPVSHPARDPLENFYLATANVGSTGPMLLRSQTSTVQIRIMEKQPPPVRIISLGRVYRPDDADATHYPMFHQIEGLLIDRHATMADLKSVLRLFAASFLGHDVHIRFRPSFFPFTEPSVEVDMAWETVGGKTRYVEMGGAGMVDPHVLKAVGYDPEEVTGFAFGLGVERVCARRHGVADIREFYRNDVRFLRQF
- a CDS encoding HD domain-containing phosphohydrolase, whose product is MTKKKLSHDGNVAAMVSPGQETGGESAPKTGDRQRSLPALCQSLEKCFGAKFTLVDVITGDCQVRGNMFLAGQLQTQLELCRALAHRGKAEFIAEEEPVVVLAIPLLEDEPTRYVALAPFLVHRAAEPTIVHAVTTLGGDANESKLWAVRQHIWDAGCLLNLAELASSHCAAEFRAGQMQREIYEISSHLASAYEELSLLYGLTQKLKISASIEDLGQKALEWLAEAISAEGFVLQLLPVSESEGEMTGPSQRQSAFLQFGHCAIDRFQFSRLVEHLGLNEQKSLLVINAHSRGHNWPLPHVQQAVIVPLTEGENLFGWLAAFNREEHSEFGTSEASLLSSVAAILGIHAGNLELYRQQAEFLAGVVRALTSAIDAKDPYTCGHSDRVARIAMELANEIGCGHRELETLYLSGLLHDIGKIGIDDQVLRKPGKLTQGEYEHIKLHAEIGYRILKDLKQLDLVLPVVRHHHESWDGSGYPMGLAQEEIPLFARIVAVADAFDAMSSDRPYRKGMPDEKLDAILREGAGTQWDPEVIEAFFAVRDKIRRIEHSESKTAPVSELALMT
- a CDS encoding NUDIX hydrolase, whose amino-acid sequence is MKEPQELLLRARRFSVVRIAHRVPDGSLHQYEVVQHPGAVVILPLVTPDRVCLIRNYRVAVGETLWELPAGTLEPGEEPAVTAPRELLEETGYRAGRIEKLTEFFMSPGILHERMHLFLATELYEGQARPESGEEIETHVMSLDEALAMCDRGQVQDAKTLVGLLWYDRLWQRKNQ